gaatagtttcaaatgatttttggtgcgtagagataacaatttttatcttgggaatgagaaatttTATTGTATGTAATGTAAACTACGTGATGATTTACagtgttcgatgaagcggtgatcaaggagtggtcaagaacaccttgaatgatgtgtagtgattgttatgtaataTAACAGTCATACttaaactgatttgtttgtaatatctatgagagaattaggtttgtgatgtgttaccgacctattgttttgtttataaggtcaatgagttgttttgttgaagagttggcaatttgtagttgagagtgagagtgtggttgtcgaaccagatgatgtatttgtagtatgtgtaaaggaagataggagcatgaaaaggatctgaacaagcaagtgtagtgttagtcaaacagatcaacaaacccctattgttttctaacaattacaacagtcaaatcccctaactgggtaagctctaacaagcttagtgttattcaaatcctctaaccaggtgatccattagcttggatttcaaatcctctaccaaggttactccttacagggtattgcttctaatagggcattataatcaatcccttaaccgggtggtccctaacaggttCTATTCTTAACAGGagttattgtaaagctttaacaggcttggctcctaacaaggtgaacttcagaggAGTTCataatacttatgggtattcatccccactgtggtttttcccatttgggtttccacgtcaaaaatattgtgtcaagtggtgaatgtttttgtggttatgtttactatggttgaactacttaactgctaaatccactttgatatattatgttaacTGGCAGCAATCTAAAatatgttttacttatgtcagtaaagtatttgaatgattaagttaaatgttttgagagtttcaaagatgtttAACTGTTAGTCTGTTATGACAGTCAATCGGTTTACTTATTGGATTTGAAGTTCAGTTTTTAAACTTGTCaatttagagttttctttgagaggttgattttgagattggtgaaagtttatgtcagtttatatctattgattcacccccctctcagtagctggtcggatccttattctttcatcataccatcagagaaGACCAAAAAGAGAACTACATGGACAAGGAAACCCAAAGCATAAAAATAAATCTACTCTAATATGTACAAGGCCTAATCTATTATTCATGGAAAAGGAAAACTTCAAGAAGAAGCTAGATTCCGAGAATTGTCCATGAACATGTAGCTCAATGACTACATCTGTCATTCCTTGGAGAAGATATGAAATGAAAATCCTCTCCCCACTTGTCTTGAATTAGATATGGGCCTGACGAGATGACATCAAACTTACCATGCCTTCCTTTGTCTTCCTATCTGACATTCCATATTGAGATCAACACCTTTTTCTAAAAACTTATTACAGTTGCTTCTTGTACAAGTTTTATGACCTGCACTTGTAATTTAGCATTTTGGTATTAGCTTCTCTTctagctccatttcatttcatcaaagcttcaaccttcaactatttttatttttcatattatcagCACAAATATGGACACACTTGTACATATCCATTGGGTCGTAGAGTCGACCTCCTTTCCCTGCACCCTATATTGTAGTTTAAGAAAATCAAACTTTGACTGATGGTCCAAGGCCATCAAAACTAAAACACCAATATTTACCCTTATCAAAGGTCTGATTCTCATCTACACATGTGATTAATGACTTGAAAATATTCCCATATACATGTTGACCACATTCAAAAACATTTGCAAATTGTAAACTAACCCTGCATTTGACATCATCCAGGTCCCTTCTGATTAGGAAACACTCAACTAACATGTGATTAAGAATTCTAACTTGTATTCTTGCACACTACTGTCAGCAGGGACAAATAAGAGTCCTTGATCACCTTGGATGGCCCTTTCATTGACATATAAACCATGCTCATAAGTGTCTGAAATGCCTTCAACATTACTATCATAACCAGTCATGGAAGAAAACTTATCTTTATCATAGAGCATCAAATCAACATTCACATTTTGGTCAATCTTCACCATTTCTGGGTTCCCAACCATCTCCTCATACAAAGGATTAAAAAtcatatgaaaacctttctcataaatatTAAGGCAAAGCAGAGGTTGATCTATATCTACATCCTCATCAAACAGTGCATTAAAAGCTTCATTGAAACTAGTGCCTAGCTCAAGTTCATATTCATCCTCATTACACATAAGGTAATCATAATCTGAGCTATAACAACTTTCAGCACCATAATACTCAGTGTTATAACTCTcataagcttcaacaaaatcatcatgatTACTCTGGCCCCTTTGAGCTTCATCTTCTCCAACCACATCTGCTAGTTCACATGTGTTCTAATGATTAGAGAGTTTAGGAACAATGTGATCTCTTGCATAAAGTGTTACTTGTAATGGGTCAGGTAGTATATCATTACCTATAATACTTGTTTCAAGCACATCTACCCAGACTATCTCTTCACACTCATCACTATGAATAAATTATCATGGCATAAGTATAGGATGTAGCTTATCTTCTTCATTGGAACATATCATGGAATTCTCTAGTTTATAagcatcatcaacaaaaaatggtgtAACAATATTCAAGATCCCATCATCACACACAATTGATTCCTGAGAATATGAATATGTATCACTAAAACATTGTATATCATTATTATCCTCATCAAATGTACAACCTTCCAAATTATTCTTCATACAGGCCATCAAATCCATCCAAACCATAAGAATGAAAATGGACCCTCTGTGCGACATCCTTACTGAAGGGACCAATAATCCTGTCACTTGGTGTAGCAATGGAAATTACCTCCATCTCTGTACCATTTGTATCATATAATTTCTCATTAACCTCGTCTTCACTAGTATGAGGAATAACCATTGTTTGAGACAAGTTCTCTTTGCTCATGTTTTGATCTAAATCATAGGTTATAACACATTTTCTGTAATCAACAAAAGTGTAAGTACTTTGCTATTGATCATCAACTCTTGGCTCACACCTTTCTTCAATATATGGTACCTTAGGATAATAGACTCTTGCAGTGCaataacccttagggattccatatttcaaattattttcaatatccattgctatcctattATCCTGGTACAAGGTTTTGGGATCCTTATCCCTTAGTAAGTAGCTCGTTTCTTCATCAAATGCAACTAAGTAAACAACCAAATATACTGCATCATTTGGCATGTAGTTTCTGGGAATGTCATCCAATGTTCTTGCAAATTTGATATTGAAAATAGGGAGCAATTCATCTACATCTCTTTCAATACCCATGAATCCTTTTATGGCTGAACTTGGATTaactctttcaccaaattgttccatgaaaGATGCATTCAACTCATCTCATGAAGAGATAAAACCTGTTGGCAAATATGAAAACCAGTCTCTAGCATCTTCttttaaagattgaacaaaaagattcATGCAAACATCTTCCTGATTTATCTCAAAACCTCATATCAAATCAGAAAACCTTTGTAGGTGTTGACGTGCTAATTCTGATCATTTCCCTTTAAAATTTGGTAAATGTTCCCTGACATTAGTAGGGACAAGATTTGGAAAACCTTGAATACCATTAAAATTTAATGGTCTATATCTTTCAACAGAAAACATTCTGCTATGGCTTGACAATGACTACATATGTTGCACGTTTACACTGAATATTTCTTAGGCATATACAAGCAACAATGCATTTTTGCAACATTCTTATATTACTACAATGTATGACTCAGAAACATACTTCACTTAACCTATTAAAGGATTTGCAAATTACATTTCAAAAGAATGTAAAAAGATTACTACCATTATTTTCCTTAGTGCTTATCTCACTTAATAGGGAAGTATTTTCTACAAATGAATTTCATGAAAATACATTTGACTCATGAAAATACAAAATACCTGGAAGTAGTGTAATGGCTAGAAATCAGCTCTGCTGGCTCACTGTAGTGATAGATCTGAAACTATCTGTGCATCCTCTCTAGGTTCTCAGGTCAGATCTGATCCTAAACCAGTACTACAACTCCTCCTTTTTCGTCATGTAAATTATTTCCTCAACTTGttggggtacttcatcataagagttcAAATTTGTTTCATCTCTACTACAAGTTTTGTGATTCTCTTTTAGTTCCTTTTCAAATAATGCACACCGGTGCAGAGATCTCAAAGTCGCCACCCACAATTTGTGAGATGTTATGAAATAATTTTGTAATATGGACAAACCTTGATAgaacttacattgaaagatgaattacaacaaattCTCGgacaacatttatgagaattgactcaaccgACAAAGGATCTGGAACATTATAAGCTCATGACTCCTGTACAAATGtaccccaacagagtcgccaattttTTTGGTTCCCCAGAATGCACATGGTGGGGTTTTACACTGCCATAGGGACAAAAACCAAGTCGGACCCTCGAATCATGCATGGAGAGGCCAACCCCAGACTGTTTAGAATTACTTGGGGaattggaccaacatatgacaaggattatgCTAACCCTTAttcactttgggctctacaaaatttgggagggtgatcccttaatgctccTTCAATCTTCGCACCACACTTGCAGACGACACTAAAACAAAGCAAAAGATCTCACTTCTAAAAGgagctcaacaaagagggagaatgctataGAGTGGCTAGCTCTCAATGATCCTCGACCTTCTTTGGAGCGTGAGACAATTTTTGACAAACTTAGTAACATATACAGAAGTGAAAAGATATTATGATATTAGCAATTTTCAGCAAGTTGTTGATGAGTTATGAGTAAAAACCTGTTACTGGAAACAACTACAAGCCACACCCAATGTCTTATCCATTGGACAAATGAAATTGTAAAACATAAGTTGAAAATATAATAGAACATTAATCTAATAGCTGAAAAATATTAAGACAACACTTCCTTACAATGTATCTCATCTATCTatcccaacccaaaatacttatcaAAATCCATGTATAAGCCCCATCAGTTTGCAAATCCTATCTAAGCAATTTTATCGTCCCTTTAGATCAGAGCATAAGATAGAAAATACATACATCACAACAACGAAACGAACAAGAAAAACCATTGATCTCACTCATTCAAAACATAATAGAGTTACACACTGGAGAAAATGAATTTGAACTATGCTTCCATTCATTTAATAAGCTATTTTTTGTTACAAATtatcttacatataactccttcaagaacctgcaataAAATAAGACACAAGACCCATTTTCTTTGCTCTGCAAATTCCTATTATagcctactcatttcacctagacttactatacatgaccaaggatttggaCCCAAACTTTGTGACCAAAATTCTCGACCTCTATCTCATGGCCCCgaattctcttttatagaaacaagggagcaaacaagctttagGATAGAGGAGAGACCTATCACAAGCTTCTAGATGGACCATGAGATGCATCATCTTTGTTCTACAGAGCATTTCCCTTTGGGAAGGGAAATTTAGTCCTGACAAGAATTAAAGTTacccctaaactagaggaggagctccaaccttcatgcccatgatcatagaaaatggaaagaggagctcacaCAAGAACATAAAGTTAAGGGAAggcattgcagcttccatgtcattgcagaaaTGACTGGTTGTCACCCCAATCTCAACCTTGTTCTGCTCCTTTTCCTTTGTAAGGCTCCTCCTTTAACCCTCTACCAACAAGTGAAAGAGGAGAGATGGAGGATGAGTCTTGTGGGGCTTGTTCTGATGAAACAAGGATTTCAAGCCTCCATTGACTATCCTCCCCATTTTCAAGACTCCAttgactataagcatactcactcaCAAAAGAATTCCATCCGGTACAACAAAGCTCAATGTAAGTCCTAGCACGATATTGTtcaaaaatcattttcaccatttcaaaaccttctgagaagataatgatttttttgttctttCTACCAATTGAAGACACCACCCAGCTGTATTTCTAATGAAAATACATTTCTTGGCGGTATTCATGCATGGGAAAAATCATCATTCAAATGCTTTTCTACTAATCATGCCAGCAAATGGATTCAAAAAATTATATCCATCAAATCAAAAACACCACTAGACTCAAACTGCCAATTCACTATCCTCTAACCAAATTCacattatgtgaatgattttcttcaTGATTACTTGATTTATTGACTGCAAAATTTCTGTTTTAGAATCCCCCTTTTTTGGATATTGAGTCCTTAtcttttgaaaatttcttggcaataGTTTATTGATTTTCAGCCTTACTATGAGATTCTCTGACAGTACACGTCCTATGATCTTATTGAAAGTTCCTTGATCACTTTGCTTCCAGTTCATAAATCATCCTTATCCTCTCATCCCTTTGAAAACCTCAACTCCTCTTCGTGGTGGCAATGAAAACTTGTTGATATTGCCACCTCTGGTACTGTCGGCTTTGTCCACTATCACGACTCGACCCAATAAAACACCTCCTAAATCAGTCAGCATCCACGTGCCTCGACTTGTCTATGTTTATTCCATGTTGACAAGCTTATTTCCTTCTACTTTTATTTTCCCACGTGAATAATAATGAAACAGTCCAAATCACCCTTACTTTGAAATGTGCTTTATTTCTACCACAGATGTTGTCTAGCATGGCACATCACACGATCACTATCGGCCATCATGGATATTGATCCTCCATCGTGGTGAATGGGCCCGCCAAAAGTCTAACAAAGAGTTTCCCAAATCATCTCTGAATCTCAGCTCTGTCAGCTACCCCACTGTTGGACATGTTCAACCTACctaggacacgtggcatcatctcgcgaTGTCGCGGTCCTTAACCTCCTTGCATCTTTCATCATGGGACTGCGAGGGTCGTCTGATATACTTGTTCATTACGTGCAACTTACAAAGTTTGCCCAATACTTGCTTCTATCCTTCGAGCACCTTTCCTCTTGGGTCATAACATCACCATTCATTTAAAACATGTGCAAATTCATGGGGCCTTTAGTTGTTCGATACTTAAACATGGAGATATAAGTCAAAACATTAAGGCCGGACTTAGGGAAAATAAATACCTATAGAAATATTAAAGGGGGCTTGACCATAATGGAAAATAAATAGTCTTTAGAAAAAATTAAAAGGCCAGTAGAAGAAATAACGCCTAGGAAAAGGAACACGGTccctttgatgatagaaaagaccCTCATGTTTAagtgaaaaaggtaatgaagaaacataACAGGTTTTAGCTTTTAAAATAAAAGGCTTACCTAGGAACATCTAAACCTAAAAACCTTAAACCCCGAGGGTAAAACAGAGAGCAACATTAATTCAAAATGACAAAAACATTGTCAAGGAcaccaaattttgcatagtcaCTTTCAAGACTATcaagttgattgataatggagaAATCATTTTGGAACATTACATGTCAGAAGACCAGTTTgcaacatcttcaccaaaccattgggAAAAGAAAGTTTTATGCATCAACAAAACAACTTAAGTATCATAGATGGAAATTATGATTAAGGGGGAGTATGGAATTAATCTCAACTACTATTATTAATTACCTCTATAGAATTATATCTCTTCTCACTGTCCACTATCTTATCTATCATTTCAGGTATGTGGATTTTCAATATCTACAGGTCATCTCTTACTTCAAACAGGacaaattttgaataaaatgagaCTGCAAACTAACTTGTTTTAATACTCGTAAGATGTAgttttaaatgaaaaatttaatgcaATTTAATTCCTTATTTTCTTTCTTAGCTGGGCATATACATAGAAAAGAAGAGACTGTGGTTTGAAAGAATGTATAATAGGGTAAAAGTTTCTAGAATTTTTGCTGCAATAGTAGAGACAATTTTATGTAAGAATGTGGGATGATCCTACAACACAGTTCTTAGAGGCAAGCCACGTGAGAGTCTTAGGTTCGAGTCTGCTCATGGCCCATGTGTCCCTTGCTAGATGGAATTTTCTAGTTCTATTAATTATTAGATGCATTTGTgatcttaattttttttatctcattgTATTGGTTTACTATAATAGGGTTTCAAGTCCCAAAAAGAATATTTAAAGTGTGTACTTATATAGTGACACTTTACATGAACCATCTCTATATGGGCTTTATATACATACTTTTCACTTTAAATATTCATATTTTATTATCAGCTTTAAGATTCATATTTTATGACAATTTTAAGATTCACGTGCACCTGAAAGTGAGTACATAATTTAATAGTAAAATTAGAAATACCCATGTCATGTCTTATTTACTTTTGTTCCCATTTTGAGGAAATATCCTCATGCGTGTACCTAGTAAAAATTGGTGCAATCTTATGTAGGTTTGATCTCATTCTCCTAGAATTTTCCTATCCATTAACACACATTCACAGTTACTTAGCTACCATCATATCATTATATACACCCACTATAATAAATTCACTTAAACCATGTATTTAGTATGCCTACCCTCATCTTGTTTTTATTCAACTAGATTTTATTTTTAGTCCACCCAGGGCCATTTTTTTGGCTATCAAGTTGATCTCTCAATTATAAACTTGACACCTACCTAAGTTCAaaactttaaatttataatttggCCAACAAGACCCCCTTTTTTCCCACCTCGAGTCAACTAAGTACACATTACATGGAGTTTGATGCTATGTGCTAGTACTTAAAGACATTAGTTCTAACATTTAGAACCCATAAGTCCTCTCTCATTTAATACTTTTGAAGAAGTAATTAGCAGTGAAATAGTGTGATTTGGTGCACTAAAAGGAAGAAATAAATTGCACAAATCTTTTTACAGGATTTGTTTGCTATCTTTTATAGCCATAGGGTAAACTCCACAATAATGATCTTGATCCATaactttcaaatttaaaattaaatttcagCTAAATTTCCCCTTATACTATCCTACTTTAAGCTAACTTCTAAAATTCATAATTTCTATCCATAGTGAAACACTTGGATTTTGTACACAAAAAAGAGTTAAACATCTACATGTATTACTCTAGGAgaatttcctcatatcttccaatatTTATACACATTTTATAGGGTTTAAATTAGGAGAACATGATTCACTATGAAATAGTGAAGATCCTTTCTGTTTGTTATTAAATATCACTAGTTTTCATATCAATAAAAACAATAGACTAGACAAAGGTCAATTAAGCGAGTAGAGAAGTAAAGGTGTACATTTAGTAGGGTCATGTCTAAACCTAGAGATGAATTTGTGATTGCAAGCTTTCCCTAGGTCACCAAACTTGATTCAaaatagagtacatgattagagaAAAGTTGAGAGCATCTATTTGATAGAGAGATAACACTTTAAGGGGAGAAACAAACAAATATTCTAGAATCGTCATCAAGGGCATGCATTCATTAAATAACAGGAAAAGTCCCCTTGTTTTCtatttacattttgtatttaattgttagAGATTAAAAACATTAACCCTTAGCTTACCCCAAACATTAATCTAAGTTAATTTTCTTATGTTTATGCATTTTATTAAATTGAGCTCAATTAATCCTTAGAATCAATTCATTGACTTCACTTCTCAATTCAATTAATCTTGTACTCCACTGCATAAATAGAAAAATCACTATAATGAATAGGGGTGAGTTGCCAACTACATTGACAAATGGATGAGTCACTAATGTATTTAGACAAACATTATTGTTGGcctactcctttcctctatatGTAAATTGGCTTTGATTATAATGTTAAATATAGTAGAGCCCTGCTTGGGAGGTACCATAACTCTTCAAGTATCTGTCTTTCAACATATTCAACGATTGTGTCCCATTCTACTATACAATAATTAAACTAAACCAGATCTTTACTCATTCAATAGATTCCACAATGTTGGAGTAAATTAATATTTACTCACaatcttaagtttacttaggcataTCATTTTCCTAGGTAGTAGGTAAAGTTTATTATTTATCTACATTATTATTTGTGCATGCATAGTTGGTGGATGGTTGAATTCTAATTAACTCCTACCTATCCTTGTATTTCATTGAGCAACATGTCATCATTGTGCGCTCTCATCTCTTTTGGTCTTGTCATTATAAACATAGTTCATGTACATTTCATTTCATCTCAATATCAGATATATTGATTAAATATCATTTCTCTCCATTGTAAATATTTATAGCTGTCTGTGATCTTAAAAAATGATACTTTCCAAACACAAACTCCCTCATTTAAACCAAGAAACATCTTTATTTTCTATTAAAATCTTACAAAACTATTAAATTCTATAACTACACGATCATATTATATTTAATCCATACAAAAAAACATTTAAATCCGGTATTACGACCTTACCAGCTACATCGCACTCATTTGCCTTGATTTCAGCGAACTCCTTAAGCAAGTCGTGTATGCGAATTTCAGGTTCAATTTCTTCAATAAAGCCGTTCTTACATAGATCCTCAACCTGAAGCCATAATTACAGTTAAGCGTTGAAATTTTTATCAACTTTTTAAAAGAATTGATCACAAACTGAAAAGAGTTGAAGCAAATATTAAACTCACtgctttttcaataaatttgatgtCTTCGTTGCATTTTATTGCAAGCCACTCGGTTACTTTGTGGGGAGACAAATTGGGCAGCATATATACAGTGAGAAGCATGAATATGGAGCGGTATTTCGGATCCATCTCATCAAAAACTTTGCCCAGCACAGCGAACATGCCATCCAAACCATCTAGCTCATAAACCCATTTCGACAAATTCGAGCCACACTTACTGAAGAGATTCTGGCCCAAAAATTTCAACGCTATCGGATGAAATCCTGAAGATAAAATATAGTCGTCCTTTTTGAATGAACACCTGTTTGCACACTTCAAAGCAAAATCTCTGTCCTCTGCCCGCATTGCAGTCTCTCCTAGAGCTGTCCTTTCCAACAAGATGGCAATGGCCTCCTCCTCTGTAAGGCTTGGGACTCAGAGTTAATATCGAAATTCTCTAGTTGAAAATACATGGTCCGTGCGCTTAGAAGGATGCAGCTGTTTTTCCCAAAGTCTGCCTGAAGATGATATCTCATTTCATCTATGCTCTCTTTGGTTCCGATATTGTCCAGAACCACCAACACCTTTTGGCTCCTGACTCTTTTATAAAACTCTTTCCGTGCCTGAAATTATATTAGAAAGTGTAGATTAGTTACACATTTTGTGTGATAATCTTTCCAAGGAGGAATGAAATTTCCATCGAGATGGGAGGAAGATATTCCAAATAAAATGAAAATAGACGAACGAAATTCTCTGGTTGCAGAATTTTTGATTGTGCAAAACTATGATTATTTGGAGTGCAAATGATGCAAGCTGAAACAAAACATCCTTTAGATCCATTGTCTGCAGCTGAAATTGCTGTGGCAGTTACAACTGTCAGGGCAGCTGGGGAAACTCCTGAGGTGCGGAATGGTATGCGATTTATTGAAGTGGTTCTTAAAGAGCCAGATAAGCACATTGTTGCATTAGCAGATGCCTACTTTTTTCCACCTTTTCAACCTTCACTACTTCCAAAAACCAAAGGTGGTCCAGTGATTCCTCGTCAACTTCCTCCTAGGCAAGCTAGGATTGTTGTTTATAATAGGCGCTCAAATGAGACCAGTGTTTGGACTGTTGAATTATCGGAGGTTCATGCAGCAGCTCGTGGTGGTCACCATCGAGGGAAAGTCATTTCATCAAAAGTTGTTGAAGATGTACAGCCACCTATGGATGCAATGGAGTATACTGATTGCGAGTCTGTTGTCAAGGATTATGGCCCTTTCAAGATTTGCCCATCGGAAAACTGTCTCGATGATGCTTGCCAAGTGCCACACCCTGAACAAAACTCAGTCTGTGGGCAACAGATCTCCGACCTCTACTACCATCATCATATGCAACAGAGTGAATAACCAGTCCCTCCCTTGGGGTAAAACCTACCCGAAAATTCCACTTCTGCCACTCTATATGGAAGTCATTGACACGGAAACTTGGTCCTTCTGATTGCTCATGGAAAGGCTGGAGATCACTTCGATCCACTTCTCCACGAGTTTCTCCTGC
The nucleotide sequence above comes from Cryptomeria japonica chromosome 11, Sugi_1.0, whole genome shotgun sequence. Encoded proteins:
- the LOC131860399 gene encoding diamine oxidase [copper-containing] 1, peroxisomal-like, which translates into the protein MMQAETKHPLDPLSAAEIAVAVTTVRAAGETPEVRNGMRFIEVVLKEPDKHIVALADAYFFPPFQPSLLPKTKGGPVIPRQLPPRQARIVVYNRRSNETSVWTVELSEVHAAARGGHHRGKVISSKVVEDVQPPMDAMEYTDCESVVKDYGPFKICPSENCLDDACQVPHPEQNSLAFDLEHLLHHGIQLEGPSFRVNGFHVEWQKWNFIPREGLVIHSVAYDDGSRGRKSVAHRLSFVEMVVNDGDPNEPHYRKNAFDAGEDGLGKMLIL